In Aethina tumida isolate Nest 87 chromosome 2, icAetTumi1.1, whole genome shotgun sequence, the DNA window GTGAGGAGGCCGCCTGCAAGGCCTGATGCTCAGCCAGTTGTTCTTTGTACTTTTCACAGACTTCCAAACATTCCAATATACTTTCAGCCTGAAATACagattcaaattaaacaaaaacttatTGGAGTATTGAAGAAGTAAATGCATACAGCTCTTTCACTGCCCACTGTTTTCTTTGATGGTAAATTTAGGCCAGGTTGCCCAGGAATGGTCGTTTCCTGTCCTGTGGCCAATGCTTCTTGTTGTTCCCTCTCCTCCTCCTCTTCATCTTGTAGTACTAAAGTCTGATCAGATCTTTCGAAGAGACGTAGCACTTTGTCGGCACCGCAGGAGACCAAATGTTGGCCATTAGGGCTGACCGCTAATGACCAGGCGTCACCTATGTGgcccttaaaaaaaatacaagataaagtaaaattatagacAAAACACAAGTGTTAGTACCTGCAAGGTGACAATTTTGTCGAAGCTGTCGCCGTCCCACTCTTTAACTTTGCCATCCTTCCCGCAGGTGAAGAAGTAGTGGGTTTTGTTAACGAACTGCAGCCCCGTCACCGAATCGTCGTGGGCAAATATACTTTTGTGACAGTCACCAAAGTCCATGCCCCAAATTTTGACGTTCCTATCCGCCGATCCGGTAGCTATTAACGTGGAATCCGAGGAAATGTCCATGCACAGAACGGGCAACTTGTGCCCGTACAACGACAAGTAAAACTTAAACGAGTCCAAGAAGAAGATCTTGACGGTCGAGTCCAGCAAAGCCACCGCGATGAACTTGCTGTTCGGCGAAATCCTGACGCACAGCACCGTGTCTTCCAGCTTTAAAGTGCGGGTGTGGATCAGCGACAGGACTTTGGCTTTGGTTTCGCCCTTTTCGTCGGGCACCAGCTCGAATTGCCAGAACTTGACGGTGTTGTCGCCGCCGCCAGTCACACAGCCCCTctgtaaaaaacatattagttaattaatgttgacTGTTTTGGCAGTATGCTTACCAAGTCGGGTTGCAGGCAAATCGACCACAGCTCTTTGGCGTGGGCGGGGATTTCTTCGAGAATGTCGCCGGCTGCTATGTCAATGATTAGGAGTCGGCCGTCCTTTAGGCCGGCCAAAACATGTCGATCACCAGGCACAAATATTGTAGAAAGAACATAACTGGAAGAAAAAATTctccttaatattttatttaatttaagtaactaAGAAATGGTTTATTACACAGGGTAATAGTAATAGAtccgtattttatttatttataaaataattctctcatttttatcacatattatacatttatgtgGGAAACGGtaccaaaatataaacataaaaaagctTTATCAGGTGTGGGGTTCGAACCCACGCTCCCTTTCGAGAACCAGAGCTTAAATCTGGCGCCTTAGACCGCTCGGCCAACCTGACTTGAAACGAAACGTTCATTATAACGAGGTATTCAACCAGTATTGCACAGTGTCGTTCAATGTTGTGCAAAGTTATACAACTTGAAAAAATGTACGTTTTAGTACTATGTAGCCTGTAGAACTGTATTTTAAGTACTTGTAATAGTAACAGGCACTAAAATGGTTTGTAATTTAGCATTTTCGATGAGTTCCATAGGTTGTACAACTGTGTTAAACATACTGGGTATAAATCAtacaaaaatagtatttaaaatgaacaataacATTATGTAACATTGGgcaatataaaatgatttttttcctgtaatctaaatttgtttaaagtttaaacataactggaagaaaaaatacttcttaatattttaatcttattatgtaaattttaaagctgGCCAATTTGGCACGGGGTTCTCCATACAATTGAGTTACTTTAAATTGCACAACACAgggtaataataatacatgcgtattttatttatttacaaagtaATTCTCTCATTTTATctcatattatacatttatggaggaaatggaaaaaaaatataaacaaacataaaagttTTGTCAGATGTGGGGTTCGAACCCACGCTCCCTTTCGAGAACCAGAGCTTAAATCTGGCGCCTTAGACCGCTCGGCCAACCTGACTTGAAACGAAATGTTCATTATGACGAGATATTCAAGCAATATTGCACAGTGTCGTTCAATGTTGTGCAAAGTTATACAACTTGAAAAAGTGTGCGTTTTAGTACTATGTAGGCTATAGAACTGTATTTTAAGTACTTGTAACAGTAACAGGCACTTAAATGGTTTGTAATTTAGCATTTTCGATGAGTTCCATAGATTGTACAACTGTGTTAAACATACTGGGTATAAATCATacgaaaatagtatttaaagatattcgtctgttattattattattaagttttgtacaatttaaggTAATCCCCCCTCCAGTGCTGGCAacacgtttatttttagattgtgttttaatatatgCAAGCAATATACATAGTAAAAAAACTGTTGGTAAGTTggtatcttaaattaaaaacaggttatcaaaaataattagaaaattaataaaaattagaacaacaacaaattgaaggtctcaaaattgtataataaactaACGTAAGTAAATCAGCTGAAATAATTAAGGAAATTCATTAGATAGTGAGAAATCCAGCAATGACAACTGTGGCCCTTTTTAATGAGGTATTAATTGACCAACTTGTAATATCccacattatattttagatgGACAACCCTGtacatataatacataatactaCTAATTATAATGCTTTAATTGAAGACAACACAAAATACTCGCTTCCACACATAACTTACCCAGTCTCTACAGTCCTGAGACAAGTCTGCGACGGCCTATTCCACATCTTAATCGACTCCCCACTGCCGGACACAATCGCCAAATTGTCGCTGCTAAAGCTGACCGCCCTCACTTCGCTGTGATGTCCGTGATGCACGATGGAACGCAGACATTTGGCTATGGTGTCCTTAGTGGAAGTCTGCATGGTGTACAGTTCAACTGTGTTGTTGGCCAGTGTGATCACCACACGCAGTTCGCCCCCATTACCCAGCACCAAGTCAAATGATTTTGGTTTGTTGGACAATTTTATGGAGCTGAGACGTCTCACCTCGTCCCTCAGGCTTAACTGCATGTTGTCTGACAGTGTGTCTGTTTCCATTTGCTCATCTTCCTCTTTTCTACAACACAACATAATTGTACTcctaatgtatttattatttatgttataaattacttctctttctttttttccttttttattctctttttTAGTCTGGTTTGGGCTTCGTCGTCTGAACAGAAATAAAACAGTTCCACCTGCATGTCAGTACCATGGCATCCAACAATTTGCCCACTGACGTCGTTAAACAGTGAAATAACTCGACCCTTGCCACCCCTAAGTACTGACCCAGCTTTGTGACACTGAAGTGGATGCTACAAACTTTGTTAAGTACCTttcattatgaaatattttacacttACAGTTGGGTCATCATTGTCATCTAAAGTAGCCAATTCCAAAGTTGTAGCCAAATGTTCTACTGGTGTTTTATTCTCACTGTCTGGATCTTTCTGTGAAAGCTTCCACACCCTTAATTCAGCGTCTCCTGATGCTGTTACCAAATATTTGTCATCTTTCATCAAACTGATACCCCaaacctaaataaataaattaattaattaatggataCTGAATGATAAATTAAGTTGTACCTCTGTTTGATGTCCAACTAAAGTTCTAAAACAATGTTGTGTATCCAAGTCCCAAAACTTAACGAAAGTATCTTTGGAACTAGATATCAGTACAGGCTGTTGTGTCATGAATTTAAGCTCAGTTATTGGACCCTTGTGTCCTGTAAGTCTACACAAACCAACCTCTGCAACTGTATCCCAGACAATTACATCAGAGTCCTACAAATGACAAACTTTGAACAAAATGTAACTAAAGTTTGGATCAATACATTACCTTTGAGCCGGA includes these proteins:
- the LOC109605150 gene encoding WD repeat-containing protein 3, translated to MGLTKQYLRYVPAGNFNIIASQNCNVVFVTLEGQEGRFVAVGACEHIIIWDLRLGEKAQVLPGEKSAVTSLCTSPNKRHLAAGYADGNVQVYDLKTADVVSIFSGHRNEVTTLQYDSFGHKLASGSKDSDVIVWDTVAEVGLCRLTGHKGPITELKFMTQQPVLISSSKDTFVKFWDLDTQHCFRTLVGHQTEVWGISLMKDDKYLVTASGDAELRVWKLSQKDPDSENKTPVEHLATTLELATLDDNDDPTHPLQCHKAGSVLRGGKGRVISLFNDVSGQIVGCHGTDMQVELFYFCSDDEAQTRLKKRIKKEKKKEKKEEDEQMETDTLSDNMQLSLRDEVRRLSSIKLSNKPKSFDLVLGNGGELRVVITLANNTVELYTMQTSTKDTIAKCLRSIVHHGHHSEVRAVSFSSDNLAIVSGSGESIKMWNRPSQTCLRTVETGYVLSTIFVPGDRHVLAGLKDGRLLIIDIAAGDILEEIPAHAKELWSICLQPDLRGCVTGGGDNTVKFWQFELVPDEKGETKAKVLSLIHTRTLKLEDTVLCVRISPNSKFIAVALLDSTVKIFFLDSFKFYLSLYGHKLPVLCMDISSDSTLIATGSADRNVKIWGMDFGDCHKSIFAHDDSVTGLQFVNKTHYFFTCGKDGKVKEWDGDSFDKIVTLQGHIGDAWSLAVSPNGQHLVSCGADKVLRLFERSDQTLVLQDEEEEEREQQEALATGQETTIPGQPGLNLPSKKTVGSERAAESILECLEVCEKYKEQLAEHQALQAASSQTLPVPLPPPLMQAFNASTPDDFLLETIKRIRPSDLEEALLILPFGTVCEVLNMLPPLIMRGDHIELVSKVALFLLKLHHAPIVANNVLLTTLQNIQKLLSSKVTELRDMVGYNYYGMQYMQREIEAAEGVQLFRDATVEKKKGDKKRKQREKLKRSIMLLS